In the genome of Hevea brasiliensis isolate MT/VB/25A 57/8 chromosome 14, ASM3005281v1, whole genome shotgun sequence, the window TCtaaaatttgactaaattgtacaaaatatattagatattactaattgactTGCGAAGAAAAAtagcaggttagtcacaacaagtaatcTTCCTGTAGCTTAGAAAAATAAGATGAATAGGAGTGAACGTTCGACTCAGAGTATAAAAtaccaatttaaatcacaatttctatagctatctaaagctaatgcatcctaaggagtggaatgcaacatcatTAAAATTTCCATACAAATTACATCAttacagtaaaaaggcaatttggagcactcacacactcaatactgttcaaacagtacatatatgggagctgatcctttatacagctctcttaatccaacctttgccagcgagtgtctctcaagccggatttttgcttaataaaccaaatgcgaggGCCAGCGAGTGTTTCTCAAGCCGTTCCTACCCCGATTTATCCATAAAGGATCGGGtctcagtgagtgtctctcaagccgcgttTACCCGTCTTATGCATATCCGATACCACACACCAaaagcacgccaacgcacgcacactgctctaaattaccataaacaacaaccataacacttcatcaattaagaatgcattataaaatgtgcctagtatttaactacatagatacatatttataagtgatgcatgggcatgcttgaacatataataatattgaaattataattaaaattaatattttactcacagacttaaccgaggtcactgcggcggctggacggaggaggaaggctgtcttggctcacctgacaaatttcattataatttttaatatatttgactcaatacaagcttggAAAATACCAAAGGccccctaagtcatgccgaaaatccggcaaagtctcccctatacttaagacctacccaacctgcaaaaggattcaaaatgcacttctatatccacacatccacaactcaatcacatcacatagcccctcctgggcccacccaaacagtcaacaaccacaatttaacaaattataatttagtccctataattaccccttttgcaaaaactacacaaatgagttctaaaaattctaaaattttgcctcgcggtctttagtaatattattaagctaatgcaaaaggaattatatttttctaacttaccacgaatattttatagattttaaatcgaaatcaagcactagataattaagaaaaattagggttcgggtttacctataccaATTCCGACCCTAGAGATgcatccagaacgtctgaaaatggtggagttGCCAATACTCTCAGCCCGATTCTAAAGCTTTCCCGGTAGTCTGTTTGCCGGGCCCGAAATTACAAATCTGAACAACagtcgaatttctgcgaattgaatatacctacgcgaagtccacaatgcgggggttagtatataatttttacaaaattttctaaactcatttaatgctcgaaaaaataatgtgaaatttcgtgggacccaccgaaaaatagtgtcagaaaaatttgaaatgagtattacTGCGAAGCTCTCCACGAGTTGAGCACTCCGGAACTTTCGAAATTTTGGTAGGGTTTATGGTTTTCGAGAAATTTAGCCtaaaagtcaaaataggctaaaacttctcgggtaaaaattggacaaaccgctcgatgaattttatgttattggtatctatggaaagctctcgaggtgtagatgtgttTTGGGATAAGACCTGGTCCGATTGGTGACCGAATTGGCCGGATTTTGGGCAAGAAGGTGAAACGTCACTTAGCGCATAGGGGGAGTTTTGGGTGCCGGAGGTGCGCTACAGCCGGGAGGGAGGGGCAGGTCGAAAGGagggggagggaggagagagaaaaagggaaGGGAAGTAGGGGTGTCGAAGCGTATGGgggagaaaagaagaagggaaagagggtcggtccgattcgatcggtccgacccGGTCTGGTTCGATTTGACTGATTCGATTTCGGGtacccgaaattgaatttttactctgtcttgggatCGAAAATGAggctaaaaaattttgaaaaaatttcagaaagctcaaaaaaatttttagagtctaaatatatttttaattttactacgtggtctttaaataaatttttaaaaatcatcaaagttttatattttcgaaaaatcgaacccaatttaaaaaattcaaaaaatttcaaataatttttcaaaatttaaataaaataaaataaaatattaatatctacccataaaataattaatttaaaaattaggggtgttacagaaatttTCTTTTAGAGTAAGTGTGATAATATAGTAAAACTAAGAAAATTAAAGTAAAGACCAAATTAAAACTATGCAAACatccaaaaaaataaaaacacttttattatattatagttATATACATTTAAGTAAACAAGATAttcttaattattaataatatcttTTATTTTGCCTAAGATTTGAATTGTCCATCTTATTGGATACAATACTTTATGCTCccaaattttttattattcataaatttttaaaaatttaaattaatctttaaataaaatttaaaaatttttaaacttttagttgttgtaattaattctttaatttttgaaaattaaagcctgatttagatatttattatttttataaaatgataaaaattaaaataaataatgattaaaattatgatatattaattgattagaaaagatactaacaattaaaattatattacattaattaatttaaatcaattttgactataagttaaaaaatttttaaaatagtactaaaattatataaaaaaagcgGTAATTGTAgaagtttgattttttttttaaatttaagtcTTTAAATTACACGTtgctatttattattaataaaattatttataatttaagatttttatctaaataaatattttataaagtaaaattcataatatgattaaaattttcatatgttaattattattttttaaataaaaaattataaaaataatttaattaattcactttttatttatatttttatatttattatttaattattaaaaaagagTACAAAACTATAAATAAAAAGTTTGGTTGATAATCGAATGAATTTTTATAGGAAGAAGGCAAATCAACACGACGTCGTTTTTAACAAGTACGACGCAACAACGTAAAGAACcatgaagggaaaaaaaaaaaagaaacgacAAAGGGGGTGCCGCACTGAAAAGACAGAAAGGCCCTAAAAGCCCAAGGCTCAAAAGAATTCAGGCAGGGGAAGAAAATGGTATTTGGTATCAATTGCGATTCGACCAACATAAAAAGGTTAAAGGCCTGCTTTATTTATCTGTTTAGTATAATCGACAATCGTTAGCtgataattataattattgatgATAATTGATAGCTGATAATCgatgataatttatttatattaaatatttaataaaattatatttaaatattattattatatgtgaAATGATTAATAAgagtttatattatataatttattttattattaaaataaatataaaattaaaaatttattatattatattatttattttattattaaattaaatataaaattattaaattaatatattatatcatttattatattattaaaataaatataaaattattaacctattatattatattatttattttattattaaaataaaaaaataattattttttaaattattaaataattttaaaaatataaataaaataataaaagaattattatttttaataaaaaaaaaatttataattaattttaagtttttagatataaataaatattttatattttatgttattaataaaaaatattttaataaaattaaaatgtattaattaaaatattaaaattataaataaaaaatataaaaatattaataatattaatttttaaattaaataaaaaataatattattaaaataaaaaataaaattaaataaactattaactaataaaatataattttaaaaataaatttaatataaattagttatttattgcctattaattttatttttttaaatttactaaACATCCTAATCCACCTATATAAATGTCCCGATGATTATCGGCTCTACCAGAACCAAACAACCCCCTAAAAACCACTCATCCTTGTGCCAATTAATCATCGCTTCCTTTCTTTCTGGGAGCTCAGAGGGGAGATCGAAGTGAGCATCGAAGTGAGCTCTAtacggagaaaaaaaaaaaatccaatcttTAAAGAGGAACTTCCAGAAACCAGTATTCAACAATAAAATTTCTggaaagatagaaatctcagaTCAGAAAATTAGGGTTTTCGTACAATATGTCCACGGGCAGGCTCAAGGACAATGAGTTACAGGTGGTGGTGCCGGAGGAGAAGTCGAAACTCGCTCTCCCTCCACGTCCACCGTCTGCGGCTGCGGGATCAACGGCGCTTGTGGAGTACTCAGGGCCTGTGTTTAAGGAAGAGGAGGAGGACTTGGAAGTCAAGCTTCGACGAATCATCGAAAACGTGCCTGTTCGAGTCAGTAACACTTCTGGAAGTTCTGCTGGTTCTGGCTCCGGCGACTTCCATCAGGTATTTTATCGGTTTTTATATTCCGAAAATCATAGACTGAAAAGTGTaggctttaatttttcttttcggCCTAATTTGCAACTTCAAGTGTATTATTGGTTTAGTTCTTTAGATCTACGTAATAGATGTTTTACTGATACATTCCGTTCACCAAACATGCATGCAATTGGGAGTACGTTGCATTCCTTGGTTTGGCAACTGGATTGATTAATGTTTTTGTATTCCTTTGTTTGTTTTTAATGGTAGGATTTTGGAATTTGGAGAAATAACTTTACTGGTCTAGTGTTAAAATTTATTTAGTCAGGGGAAAAGAGTAGAATTTATTGTAAATTGGCTCTGCATTAAGCTGGAACGAAGCTAGACTGGGTGGATAGAAATTGTTTCTTTGGATTTGGTTGTTGTTGTTTAAGAACTATATTTTTGAATGTGAGAATGAATTTGACAGTGGAAACAATTAGAGAACTAGGGCCAACTATGATATGGTCCATATGGAATCTCATTTAGCATGCTAAGTGAATGATCAGAAGGCTGGACTCACCTTGAACGTGGAATCTCATCCAGTTCTTTAGTCATGTACAGGAATATGACATCTGTGTGTCAGTAACATTCAATGGAAATTTCTATTGTTTACTGTCAACCAGAAGCTACAATTTTTGTAGTGTAACCCAATTTTGACTATTATATGCTACAATTGTATTACAACTGCAGAATAGTACTTTTGATTACGTCACATTTATGGTTCTTCATCAGCTATCTTGAATGAAAATTTCAGCCGGAAATGAATACATAATAAGTGTTTCACAAAAGTTGAAAGAGAGGCCTGTACCTTTTAACAGACTCAGAGCAGTTAGTTAGGGGAAGAGAATGCACAACTTCATTTATGAATTACATGTTGATATGCCCATGTAGAAGTCTCCTTGTTGAAGAATTTGCCCTGCTTATTGTGTTGTAAACTTGTATCTTGTGTATTTAAGCCAAGGATAAAGCAAAACTtgcaaatttcatgtcattttgaattttattaataaagttgAATACTCTAAGTTCTAGCATTGCAGTTGTGTCATTCATAGTTGGGGAGATTCCAGGTTCTCATGATGAATAATAATGCCTTATATGATGGGAGAATACATTACACTtgcaaatttcatgtcattttgaattttattaataaagttgAATACTCTAAGTTCTAGCATTGCAGTTGTGTCATTCATAGTTGGGGAGATTCCAGGTTCTCATGATGAATAATAATGCCTTATATGATGGGAGAATACATTACAAGGATATGCTCTCTTCTTAGAACCAGAGGGAACATAGAGGATTTTGAGGTAAGGATTAGCATAGTAATCTTTGGAGGCATATTTTGCCCACATTATTTTCCCCCGGGGGTGGGTGGTGGAGGTGTTGTGTGGGGGGCAGGGAGGGAGTGATGTTAGTTAGGAATTTCCTTTTGGTATTCTTAGATTTGTCCATATAGGTCGATGTGCTATACGTATGAAAAGGAGTGATGTTAGTTAGGAATTTCCTTTTAGTATTCTTAGATTTGTCCATATAGGTCGATGTGCTATACGTATGAAAAGAGCTAATATTGAGGCTCAATGGCTATGTTATGTAGCTATTTGGGATTTTCAGAGCTTGTATCATGAGCAAACCTTTGGGAACCTTATCCTGAACACATTCTGTTTATTCTGCCCTTATCCTTTGTTTTGAATTGGGAGCAGTTGTGGACAATGGACTTTATTTATGGTAAATGCATCGACCCATTGATGTGATGTTGACTCTGATATTCATCTTGTTCATATAATTGCTTGGGAAAATGGTAATACTTTTCATTTAAAAGGGTGCCATTTGTCTGCCAGAGGTTTGTGGTGCTTCTGCTCCTTTGAGCTGGTCTATTTGGGTGTTTGAGTGGGCATGTGTCTGTGGAATGCAGAGACATTCAAGTGACAGACATGTTATCTGAAATTTTAGCTATTTGTCACCTATCATTTTGTATTGTTAGTGATTTAttcatttgaaaaataaaaaggcaGCTGGCTAGGCTGTTACAAAGCCCAAAAAAGAGGACCAGCTACTAAGTTTTCGCAACTGTGTATGAAAGAAGCAACAAGCTCCTCTAAAATCTAAAATGAATAAAAGCATTGCCTGGCCAATTGATCATCTCCTAAATTAATGAGTTCTCTTTATCAAGAACTGCAGGATAGGACAAATCTTAATCTTGGCTATTGATCACTCTATTAGCACTAGCAGATATGGGTATCCAAGTAGCGTTTATATGAGGTGCTTACTTCTGATAATCGTTACCAAATTTGTGGTGGTGCTGCTTATAGGTTTTAGCATGTCACTATCTGAATGTGGATATTTTTTGGTTTTGCTTTTGACTTGGTGGAGAATTAGATTCAGCGGTGGTCAATTGGGACATAGGATGAACTTTTCTAGTTTAGTTAATTAATCTGTTTAGTTAATTAATTGCTTccgaattaattttttatttaactgtTTTTTATGAATAATGATTTCTCATTTCTTTCAGTTTGATATTGAAGCAGTCTAAATAGGTTGATTACATTTTTAATACGTTCAGAAGAAGTATACAGTAACTGCATATTATTTGTCTGAGATGTGAATAGGTGATTGCTTATTATTAGTTCTTAATGCTGCCAAACCAGCTAGTGTGTAGGCACATATAAATAGTAAAGATATTTGTGGACATGTACTTGGTTTCCTAGTTGTATTCTTACAAATGTGGTTTGCAACAGTATCGGCAAATGAGGCGGAAAGAGCAAGACCGGCTGGTAAGAATGGATGCTGACTACCAGAAAAGAAAAGAACTGGCCGAGTTCAATATGAGAAGGGAGGAAAGGTTAAAAGCTGCAGAAGAACGGACGGCAAAGAAGCGTTTGAAACGCCAAAAGAAAAAGAATaggaagaaagagaagaagaTAAAATCAAATGCTAGCGGGGAAGAGCATCAGAAGGAAGAATCTTCAGATGATGCAGGGGACTCTGATAATGGTGAAGAAGCTGCAAACTGAACGAGGTTTACTCAGGAATTGTTAAAGTCCAACCTTTCCTTCAAGTTTGGTTTTTGCCAGGCACATCTGGGGAACTCGATTAAACTTCAATCTTTTGTATCTCTAGTTTTTGGCATTTATGCTTATAAGATTTCTTGGTATGTAACTTTTCAAGCATGATGCCAAAGgacgcaaaaaaaaaaaaaaaactaataataaattttttagttttttttttttttttttaatcatctaaCTTGCATTGCTTACCCGTTTTACATACttgttattttgtttttttttacttattgtttttattaattttatttatattatataatattatactatatttctttttttaatgTGTAATGTACGATGTTTACATTCGTTGCtcgtaatttaatttatttttatattaattttttaatcttaTAATCAAAGATTATTGCTTTAatctaataataaaatcaaataaataataaaaataagtaataattaaattttaataaaaaatcataataGTAATTATCTTTTAGTGGTAATTATGatgtcttttttattttattaaattaatataatataatataagttaattttataatttaaaaagaaaaattataattttattttattaaattaatataatatgatataaattaattttgcaatttaaaaagaaaaattataattttattttatttaatataattattcacATCATCAAAAGTCAATATTTCTTAAGAAATTCGCATCATATGTGTTTTTAAAAGTGAGGAATAATTTAAACCTTTCATGAATTTTAAGATAAATAGGATTAATTTCCTTAATACTATTAATTATGGTGTAAGTTTTTCTCTTTCAAACAAATCTTTAAAAATGTCTTAAAAAATGTCACCCATATTATTAAATATgtcaatttcaattttaaatccctataaaaaaataaattagtaatatgaattataagttaaaaatcaaatattataaaaaaaaatttataataaaagatAATACTTATCTTAAAACAATCTACgttaacataaaatttatttatagaattacaaattaaaaatagCTATTAAAATATACTCAATACTTTAAATTTTTCATACTTATAATTTCTTATTTGATTGAAATATTCATCCTTTagttagtttatatttataatattatattcttaatcctctctgtctctctctctctctctctctctatatatatatatataatttttaacaaatatattAACTTGacattaattgaaatcaaaaaaaattatcatattaaTATTACATAAATGGATACAAACATAATATAACATCATAAAATctcataatataaaattttagaaattatctCTAATAtaaacacacacatatatatgtgtgtgttatAACAAAAGTGGATGTATAGCCATTTTTATACGTGTGTTATAACAAAAGGGGATGTATAGCCATTTTTTCAGAGTTCGTGTATTTTCTTACATATTTTAtgctattttaacaattattttcttcatttcatttatagtaatttaaaaaaaatgtttgctTAATTGTTTTtgtagaattaaaaattttaatattataaataatataaaagttAAGAATATTTCTATATTTTCACAGTTTTACTtaaatatttactaattaattaattaattaattaagtttacaGCTTTTTAAAAATAACTCATATAGCTAGAACCTTTGAATTTTTTTTGTCTTGTTTAAATCTTAATTTAGTTATAGTTTCTTATTAGGAACTTGCTTGcatcaaaaataatttaattagcttattaattattttaggtccatgattaattaaattaatttttttgtgaaattaatttaattaattttattgtaatattttaattaattttattatattaatttaattatgaggtctgaattaaatatttatgtattattttttatggttATTAGAAAGAAGTTATAAGGAGTTATGAAAAGTTACCAAGATCATGGGCTAGTTATTAACGGTTAAGAATCAAGTGCTGGGGAGTTAAGGAACAAATTGAATGTGCAACGTGAATGTTCACAGGATCAATTAGGTGCTACTATAAATATACTTTGCTGTGCAACGTTCAAGGCCCCAATCACTTAATCAATCAATAACAATAGACTCTAACAGTCTATTTATCTTTAGTTTTATctgtctttttatttttctacctTTACATTTATTTTCCAAGCATTGTACTCAAATTTTTAGCAATCAATACAAATTTCTATtactttaattatttatttgaagtgAGATTTTGACGAAGCTGCGTTCAGTCTAATCGGGTTCGCACAATCGTTTGAGAGAAGTCAGAAAAGCACACAGTTGATACACTTAGTATTTGGCATGCAATTATTCCTAAGCTGTTAGCCAGCCAAATTATTTTCTAAGTAAACAATTTTTGGCATGCTTATTGAGACCAAATTCTCACATAGTGTCAAAACAACAATCCACACCATTGTTCTTTGCAAAAAATTAGCAAATAATTTTTAGCACCTCCAGTGGGACCAAGGTCTTATTTTAACATTCAACTGCATCATTTTTGTAGGCAACTCCATGCCTTCAAAAACCAAAAGCAAAGAAACCACTGGGTCTTAGGATGCAGAGGGAAGTCCTACTGTAATTGGTCCAAATGTTCAGGTACCACTCATGGTGGAACACTTCGAAAGGAGACCATCTGAAAGAGAAGAAGTCTAGATTTCAGGTGCAACAGAGGCTGTACTTACCTTGCC includes:
- the LOC110642765 gene encoding uncharacterized protein LOC110642765; its protein translation is MSTGRLKDNELQVVVPEEKSKLALPPRPPSAAAGSTALVEYSGPVFKEEEEDLEVKLRRIIENVPVRVSNTSGSSAGSGSGDFHQYRQMRRKEQDRLVRMDADYQKRKELAEFNMRREERLKAAEERTAKKRLKRQKKKNRKKEKKIKSNASGEEHQKEESSDDAGDSDNGEEAAN